ACAAGTAGCAAAATTAATTAGATCGAGTTTGATggcatctgaaatttatttgaattccGATGCTATTTTCAAGCTTCTTTTAAGACCtccaatgatttttcagacCTTCAACAACATTGTTTTTTCGATTGGATTTTTCAACACTATTGTGAATGTTTGTTTGATTCTTGACAACTATGACATTCCTGTAACCTATAAGAACATTGCTTCAGTGTGCTGTGACTACGCCATTTTATTGTAAGACTTAGGTTTCAGATACGCAGCTTAGGTTAAGGcctaaaaacaatattttcagatacggAATAATTGTGCCAATTGTTTACTATATCCAGACAGAGTCTTGGCAGAAACGGGTAGCAGTGATGATGGTATGACTTAGCACATTTTCCCGTCACATTTACAAAATCCCCTTTTTCTTATTGTTAACttaaagtttatattttgaaatttacgtAATCGCAAAGAAACATATTgttactttctgaaaatacatatACTCGGTAAGCGTCTGCGCACTTTCTGCGCACATTCTGTGCCGATTAATTTCTTTTCTATTAATCGGCGCAGATTGTGCGCAGAATCGGCAGAGAATGTGCGTTGAATCGGCGCAATATGCAGAGCAACCCTGCGTTTGAAGTTAAAAATCTAGATAACGATGAGAAATATCGCATTTTCTAAttgtaattattaaaaaagtgCCGACATTAGAAATGACACTACGGTgaacattttataaataattactTTTACAGAAAGGATGTTGCAAACCGAAAGTGGTGCCGTTAAAGGACACTTTCGGGCATGATATGACATCTCATGGAGCTTGTGAAGAaactacgagatattttgaaatgctGGCGACTCAGtggaaataattgtttttttttgactgaaattttattttaattattagtGCCGTAAATGCCATGTTTAATGTTGGGAGTAGCATTATATTAGTTAAAATGCTCTAAACAGTGAAACAGTGATTATGTGTTTTATGAATCTGATATCTGAAGATCGGGTtcacaaattaattttgttaacaaaattcattaaaacaaattattgcGTTGTTTGTCATCTCAATTACCACAGTTGTGTCGCGAATATCAAAGTGACAATAGATGGGCTcatcaacttttcagaaagCTTGCTTGGCTTGATGGATATGAAAGTTCTATTTATtgaatcagaaaattattatttaaaaacggCCCATCACTTctgagattactgtaattgaaaaagacaaaatgCCCATTTTCAGATACTCCTTAAGGTTAGCTATTTTCTCGAATAGGCGTTGTATCGTTAGCCTGGCTTTTATCAAGAGATACTTGTTGAATATCATATGTGGTACAATTTTCTGAGATCCTTATTTCAAACCAGTTTACGAAAAAATATAGGCTGCCTAAGCCTCCTTATATGCCTATTGATTTTTGGGTTGTAGTCATGAAGACACAGTTTTACTGCTTACAGCAATCATTTCCATCGATTGTGGGCGACCAGTCGGTAGTAATTCCCAGAGCATTTTTCAATCCGTTACAGCTATCCACATCCAAACTCAggtatttattgtttttatcaaatacTATTGTGGCGGGATTGCTCGCTCGAACTcgctgaaataaaaacaatttaaaaaatctaaaaaagttGCGAGACGAAccttcaattttggaaatgatATATTCTGCAAATTAGGGTTGTTTTCCACGATGATACCGGATTTGTcagctgaaattattttatctgGCATTACAAAGTATACCGAATGAGTTTTGATTTATGGTTCGCGCGGTTCAGAACTTGACGCCTTCCTGAAACCTGCCGCACTTAACTTAGACCCCAGCGTGGCAGCTCAAGGTGCGGGCAAACTGCCGAAAACATTGACGAAAACCTTCGAAACATTACCAGTGAACGATGCCACGTATTTcaggttttccaaaaagttgaagTCGGTCACGTTAGTCCCATTTATGATGAGACTCCCGAAAATGATTTCGATCATTTTAATGGAGTCTAGGTTAGTATTCGGACCAACTTCCACGTCACCAAATACTTTCTGGCATAGACTAGGAGACATGCAGAGATTTTTCTCATTAGTTGTGACTGGAGCACAGTATTTTCCGGATGTTTCGTCCACGTTGATGACATTAGCAGTGATAAAGTTCTCCATTTCCTCAATGGTGATGCAAAAATCTGATGACTCCGAGTGAAACTTAAGCTTTGTATTTTTGTCGTTGGGTTTTGGGAACTCAGGCATTGTTATGTTCTAAATGCAACTAGTGATtactttgaagaaaataaaaaatttactttcaaGTTGGGCATGTTCAATCTGACAAGTTTCTTGTTTTCAGTAACTTGAAAACCCACGCAGGAAATGGAGGTCAGGTTGGTGAGGCCTATTTCCAGCATTTGATTGTTTAGCACCCACATGACATCGAAGTTGTCTTAAatataaatggaaaaaaaaactaattcacAAACTCACTGCACTCTATAGATTCCAAACCAGCAAGGAAACTTCCGCTTCGGAATTTTGTGCTCACCacgaaaatatttccaatcagacgtttcatattcaaaaatgcaGATGTCAACTGTGCTTCGGTCAGATCACAATCTTCCCCTATCTGTAGATCGGAGCACACCGTGCTGCACGTTTTGGGAAACAAATCGATAGTTTTGGAAGATAAATTTCGAGAATCGAATGTGCATTTTGGATCTGCAAGTTGGAAAATgcttatgaaataaaaaaagtgtCACCGCAGTGTTTCTTTTCAAAGAATTCTGATAAATccgttgaaaatgttgaaaatgttctCGCAGCTAATAACAGAACAAGTACaattt
This is a stretch of genomic DNA from Caenorhabditis elegans chromosome V. It encodes these proteins:
- the irld-22 gene encoding Receptor L-domain domain-containing protein (Partially confirmed by transcript evidence), coding for MNEKIVLVLLLAARTFSTFSTDLSEFFEKKHCDPKCTFDSRNLSSKTIDLFPKTCSTVCSDLQIGEDCDLTEAQLTSAFLNMKRLIGNIFVVSTKFRSGSFLAGLESIECNNFDVMWVLNNQMLEIGLTNLTSISCVGFQVTENKKLVRLNMPNLKNITMPEFPKPNDKNTKLKFHSESSDFCITIEEMENFITANVINVDETSGKYCAPVTTNEKNLCMSPSLCQKVFGDVEVGPNTNLDSIKMIEIIFGSLIINGTNVTDFNFLENLKYVASFTADKSGIIVENNPNLQNISFPKLKRVRASNPATIVFDKNNKYLSLDVDSCNGLKNALGITTDWSPTIDGNDCCKQ